From a region of the Paenibacillus antri genome:
- a CDS encoding response regulator transcription factor: protein MEKDNRMRKRKILIAEDHPVFRDGLVGLLKSLPEFELVGEAQTGEEAIQLADAERPDLILMDINMPGINGIEASREIIAKHPRTGILILTMFDDDHSVFAAMRSGARGYLLKDASQQEIVRAIVAVGEGEAIFSSAIARRMMYYFDTMNKKPGADVFPELTAREREILDWIARGGNNAEIAKQLGIASKTMRNYVSNILSKLHAADRAHAIVMAREAGLGKRDPS from the coding sequence GTGGAGAAAGACAATCGTATGCGTAAACGAAAGATATTGATTGCAGAAGATCATCCCGTCTTTCGGGACGGCCTTGTCGGGTTGCTGAAGTCTCTGCCGGAATTCGAACTGGTAGGCGAAGCGCAGACGGGAGAAGAAGCGATTCAGCTTGCAGATGCAGAGCGCCCGGATCTGATTCTGATGGACATCAATATGCCGGGAATCAATGGAATTGAAGCCAGTCGCGAAATTATCGCTAAGCATCCGCGGACGGGGATCCTGATCCTTACCATGTTCGATGACGATCATTCCGTCTTTGCGGCGATGCGTTCGGGTGCAAGAGGTTATTTACTGAAGGATGCGTCGCAGCAGGAAATCGTTCGAGCGATTGTAGCCGTCGGAGAAGGGGAGGCGATCTTCAGCTCTGCGATTGCGAGAAGGATGATGTATTATTTCGATACGATGAACAAGAAGCCCGGCGCGGATGTATTCCCGGAGCTGACGGCGCGGGAAAGAGAGATCCTCGATTGGATCGCCAGAGGGGGAAACAATGCGGAGATTGCCAAACAACTGGGGATCGCCTCCAAAACGATGCGAAACTATGTATCCAACATATTAAGCAAGCTGCATGCAGCCGACCGAGCCCATGCGATCGTAATGGCGCGAGAAGCCGGTTTGGGCAAACGAGATCCATCCTGA
- a CDS encoding alpha/beta fold hydrolase has product MSAPRFAMSKDGTRIGYYQVGRGPGLVLLHGIMESASSHMELAEALSDSLTVYLPERRGRGVSGPYGERYGLQTEIEDLAAVLEQTRATSICGISLGALLALEAARADPSIRKAALFDPPLSFDGSVSTHWLKRFDEEMTRGDIAAALVTSMLGTRLGPPIFHRLPRRLLVGLTKLMLAGQEKNAAAGDEIPFGRLAATIPYDVGLVDEIIVPVDRYDSMGTDFLLMGGDRSPAYMKDALHKLEKLLPGAQRIEFTKLGHEGAGNRSRRGQPDRIARELRNFFLRGECS; this is encoded by the coding sequence ATGTCGGCGCCTCGCTTCGCGATGTCCAAGGATGGTACTCGAATCGGATACTACCAAGTCGGCCGCGGCCCTGGTTTGGTGCTGCTCCATGGGATCATGGAATCCGCCTCCAGCCATATGGAGCTTGCCGAAGCTCTGTCCGACTCCTTGACCGTCTACTTGCCGGAACGCCGGGGCAGAGGAGTCAGCGGTCCTTACGGAGAGCGTTACGGATTGCAGACGGAAATCGAAGATCTCGCGGCTGTTCTGGAACAGACCCGAGCGACCTCCATATGCGGAATCAGTCTGGGCGCTTTGCTTGCGTTGGAAGCGGCGCGGGCCGATCCCTCCATTCGGAAAGCGGCCCTCTTCGACCCGCCGCTTTCCTTCGACGGTTCCGTATCGACGCATTGGCTGAAGCGATTCGATGAAGAAATGACTCGAGGCGATATCGCCGCCGCGTTGGTAACCAGTATGCTGGGAACGCGGTTGGGGCCGCCTATATTCCACCGACTGCCTCGTCGGCTGCTCGTCGGTCTAACCAAGTTGATGTTGGCCGGGCAGGAGAAGAACGCCGCCGCAGGCGACGAGATCCCCTTCGGCCGGCTTGCCGCAACGATTCCTTATGATGTGGGCCTCGTCGACGAAATCATAGTACCCGTAGATCGTTATGACTCGATGGGTACGGATTTTCTCTTGATGGGAGGCGATCGAAGCCCGGCCTATATGAAGGATGCGCTTCATAAGCTCGAGAAGCTTCTGCCGGGGGCGCAAAGAATCGAATTCACCAAGCTCGGTCATGAGGGGGCCGGCAATCGGAGTCGCCGCGGCCAGCCCGATCGAATCGCTCGGGAATTGCGTAATTTTTTTCTTAGAGGAGAATGCTCATGA
- a CDS encoding DUF3889 domain-containing protein, with amino-acid sequence MRTILLKWSLYVLAVGLILPACNAQPRMQAEGNDVAARTIRNEPVELYGPWGRFGLEETRRRFPNAQIVDYEHMGRDAVETFHYALREGGREFVVEVRIAFDPETNRVIAVDVDPLGTGLAPGVGAGGGAGLGGAAAGTGTR; translated from the coding sequence ATGCGGACGATCCTGTTAAAGTGGAGCTTATATGTACTAGCGGTCGGCTTGATTCTCCCTGCATGCAACGCACAACCGAGAATGCAGGCCGAAGGGAACGACGTCGCGGCGCGAACGATCCGAAACGAACCCGTGGAGCTGTACGGCCCATGGGGACGGTTCGGGCTGGAGGAAACCCGCAGGCGGTTTCCGAACGCGCAGATCGTCGATTATGAGCATATGGGACGCGACGCGGTCGAGACGTTCCATTATGCATTGAGGGAAGGCGGACGCGAATTCGTCGTCGAAGTGCGGATCGCGTTCGATCCGGAAACCAATCGCGTCATCGCCGTGGACGTCGATCCGTTAGGCACGGGCCTCGCCCCTGGCGTTGGTGCGGGCGGAGGCGCGGGCTTGGGCGGCGCCGCTGCAGGGACCGGGACGCGGTAA
- a CDS encoding VOC family protein, whose translation MKLGAFSVSLNVKDIHESKNFYEKLGFQVLGGDMTQNWLILKNESCVIGLFQGMFEKNLLTFNPGWNGNAENLDEFTDIREIQKQLKEKGIPMLVEANEATEGPAHFFIEDPDGNRILMDQHR comes from the coding sequence ATGAAACTTGGGGCATTTTCCGTAAGCTTAAACGTAAAAGATATTCATGAATCGAAGAATTTCTACGAAAAACTCGGATTTCAAGTGTTAGGCGGGGACATGACTCAGAATTGGCTTATTCTGAAGAACGAGAGTTGCGTGATCGGGTTATTCCAGGGAATGTTCGAAAAGAACCTCCTGACCTTTAATCCGGGGTGGAATGGAAATGCGGAAAATCTCGACGAGTTTACGGACATCCGAGAGATTCAAAAGCAGCTGAAGGAAAAGGGAATCCCAATGCTGGTAGAAGCGAATGAGGCGACGGAGGGTCCCGCTCATTTTTTCATTGAAGATCCAGACGGAAATCGGATTCTTATGGACCAGCATCGATAA
- a CDS encoding YhgE/Pip domain-containing protein — MNLFRNKLFAASPIIALTALFIFVLTSYPAATMKPANLPIAVVNLDEGAILQDGTEMKLGEALLGQITTGAGAADRSQGGTAASPVKWVEVGSYEEMREGLDDRQYYAALVIPADFSAKQASLRSSAPESPRLEALVNQGMNATASSMVTQMMSGALATINDAVSAQLLAELEAKGATLTPSQAAVVVSPIVSSITNVNETGSSPARGNAPVSLFQPLWMASIAGAAVSTIAAGKAVEAADSR, encoded by the coding sequence ATGAATCTTTTTCGAAATAAGCTGTTTGCGGCTTCGCCGATAATTGCGCTTACGGCGTTGTTTATTTTTGTGCTGACGTCTTACCCTGCCGCTACAATGAAACCGGCGAATCTGCCGATAGCCGTTGTTAACCTGGATGAAGGCGCTATTCTGCAGGACGGGACGGAGATGAAGCTGGGTGAAGCCCTGCTTGGTCAAATCACGACCGGCGCGGGGGCCGCCGACCGGAGTCAAGGAGGTACCGCCGCCTCGCCGGTGAAATGGGTCGAGGTCGGCAGCTATGAGGAGATGCGGGAAGGACTTGACGACAGGCAGTATTACGCTGCGCTGGTCATTCCTGCCGACTTCAGCGCAAAACAGGCTTCGCTTCGATCGTCTGCACCGGAGTCGCCACGGCTTGAAGCGCTGGTCAACCAGGGGATGAATGCGACGGCATCCTCGATGGTTACCCAAATGATGAGCGGGGCGCTGGCGACGATAAACGATGCGGTGAGCGCGCAGCTTCTAGCGGAATTGGAGGCCAAGGGCGCGACCTTGACGCCGTCGCAAGCGGCCGTTGTTGTATCTCCAATCGTCAGCAGTATTACGAATGTCAACGAGACCGGCAGTAGTCCTGCGCGCGGCAACGCGCCGGTATCGCTGTTTCAGCCGCTGTGGATGGCAAGCATTGCGGGAGCGGCCGTTTCGACGATTGCGGCGGGCAAAGCGGTGGAGGCTGCGGATAGCCGCTAG
- a CDS encoding type II toxin-antitoxin system death-on-curing family toxin — MTVFLTKEGIVSAHYFMMKRMNDAEQAGVKDHGLLDSAVHRPQQSVFGEDDYPTLFEKAAALLESLVKNHCFYNGNKRTAYLVTKSFLLLNGFHMRMEREFAVEFIVDIAKGLYSFESIARILEQHCGEK; from the coding sequence ATGACGGTGTTTCTAACGAAGGAAGGGATCGTTTCGGCGCATTACTTCATGATGAAACGAATGAACGATGCGGAGCAAGCCGGCGTCAAAGACCACGGGCTTTTAGATTCCGCAGTGCATAGACCCCAGCAGAGCGTCTTCGGCGAGGATGATTATCCGACTCTTTTCGAAAAGGCTGCGGCGTTGTTGGAGTCTTTGGTTAAGAACCATTGTTTTTACAATGGGAATAAGCGGACAGCCTATCTTGTAACAAAATCTTTCTTATTACTGAATGGGTTTCACATGCGCATGGAACGTGAATTTGCAGTAGAGTTTATTGTCGATATCGCTAAGGGATTATACTCGTTCGAATCGATCGCACGAATCCTGGAACAACATTGCGGAGAAAAATGA
- a CDS encoding HNH endonuclease: MITVLNVDGHKLTPCLLHRAWREVDRARAVWIDEQTIRLLYNPFLFRDCRKAALKRDQYTCLWCGRPATTVDHIVPSSKGGSDLPRNLLASCMECNTKRGNRAAFSYLIGKVFSVPNLIKLCYRIMKAKYSAS, translated from the coding sequence ATGATAACAGTGCTCAATGTGGATGGTCACAAACTTACCCCCTGTTTGCTTCACCGGGCATGGAGAGAAGTCGATCGCGCTCGTGCCGTCTGGATTGACGAGCAGACGATTCGATTGCTTTACAACCCATTTTTATTTCGAGACTGTCGGAAAGCCGCATTAAAACGGGATCAGTACACATGCTTGTGGTGCGGGCGTCCCGCAACGACGGTCGATCACATTGTCCCTTCAAGCAAAGGCGGCTCGGATCTTCCCCGAAACTTACTCGCTTCTTGCATGGAGTGCAACACGAAGCGAGGAAACCGTGCAGCGTTCTCATATCTTATAGGAAAAGTGTTTTCCGTGCCGAATCTTATTAAGCTCTGTTACCGCATCATGAAAGCTAAGTATAGCGCGTCATAG
- a CDS encoding AbrB/MazE/SpoVT family DNA-binding domain-containing protein — MSGVVKLTKDKSNEIRFSRKIGRMGNSLGVSLPKGLVEKLNVSQGDEIEFLENERGEIVLKKARQGKLPDHVRPEVLEAFFDVFEEDKGILEDLKDR, encoded by the coding sequence ATGAGTGGTGTGGTCAAATTGACGAAGGACAAATCGAATGAGATCCGATTTTCACGGAAAATCGGACGGATGGGGAACAGCCTTGGCGTTAGTTTGCCTAAGGGACTTGTTGAGAAATTAAATGTATCCCAAGGGGACGAGATTGAATTCCTCGAAAATGAGCGCGGCGAAATCGTGCTGAAAAAAGCGCGGCAAGGTAAATTGCCCGATCATGTTCGTCCTGAAGTGCTGGAAGCTTTCTTTGATGTCTTCGAGGAAGACAAGGGGATTCTTGAAGATTTAAAGGATCGATAA
- a CDS encoding DUF998 domain-containing protein produces the protein MNSSNSSNRKFELLRLLPLGAIAGPVLFTLAWVVLGFLSDGYTIYGERIEPYSAVTQPISGLGMGATAPYMNGAFIASGILLFAGLLGVFRRMRDYGKPSIRKACLASFALSPIGLIVCGLYDLEQTLMHSIGFLLSTGTTVVSFVIGGFYFRDIPNWRRFGNAMLAGSPLTLLLVIFFFMSFDPIAAGQGVGIGGIASRVLALEVLGWFALMGWNAWANRLE, from the coding sequence ATGAACAGTTCGAATTCTAGCAATCGGAAATTCGAATTGTTACGACTGCTGCCTTTGGGCGCCATCGCCGGCCCTGTCCTTTTTACATTGGCATGGGTCGTTCTCGGCTTCCTGAGCGATGGGTATACCATCTACGGAGAACGCATCGAACCTTATTCCGCCGTCACGCAACCTATTAGCGGCTTGGGAATGGGGGCTACCGCCCCCTATATGAACGGAGCCTTCATCGCGAGCGGAATCCTCCTCTTCGCAGGACTTCTAGGTGTATTCCGCAGGATGAGAGACTACGGTAAGCCTTCCATCCGTAAAGCCTGTTTAGCATCGTTCGCACTGTCGCCTATCGGCCTTATCGTATGCGGTCTTTATGATTTGGAACAAACCTTGATGCACTCGATAGGCTTCCTATTGAGTACCGGCACAACGGTGGTGAGCTTCGTCATCGGGGGATTTTATTTCCGAGACATTCCGAATTGGCGTAGATTCGGGAACGCTATGCTCGCGGGCAGTCCCCTTACGCTCCTGCTTGTGATTTTCTTCTTCATGAGCTTCGATCCCATCGCCGCAGGGCAAGGGGTCGGAATCGGCGGCATCGCCAGCCGCGTTCTCGCGTTAGAAGTCCTCGGCTGGTTCGCGCTGATGGGATGGAACGCGTGGGCGAATCGCCTGGAATAA
- a CDS encoding sensor histidine kinase, whose amino-acid sequence MKHIQRIFTLTQHVGWWYIAAISIAVFLFSAWKSYELYLTPCAASACGNLFQLTFKEAADLNSFGMSTHLYGAIVTILITIQFITFFSIGALLYYYGFKDRVCLFASILLIATGTALGIQPEVFQGSPDMNALLQIVNFTGGLYLFFLFLYPDGHFAPGWLRVPAYFGLVGTIGQYFLQGTLIDPNTWPAVFRTSAFLTLHVLIVYSQARRYRNATTVEQKRQIKWFVASLGSFLIAVPVSLLLQSLDHGLAKMLTWFVFYTGLLFMPFSIGISIFELRLRNMSILFNRTIIYVFMTVFVISTYVIVVGLFGAVLQSNGNVFVSLLATGMAAVLFQPIRSAVQRGVNRLVYGDREEPYTVLSRLTERVELTLTHSSLMQTVVEGLAQALRIPYASIEIEQDGRRIALASHGVAGETASELPLQIQGEKVGVLRLGVRSWRETLPPAKYYLLDDLIRHAGIAVQAVRLQGELQRSRERLVTAREEERRRLRRDLHDGLGVELASIAHKIDGLLYKQQADDETAGKLSDIQEHLRQTISSLRRLVYALRPPALDEFGFAFAVREIAYQFADHPLRVTVETMEELPALPAAVEVAGYRIIQEAVANAIRHSRGSKCEITVRADSHLHIAIKDDGHGFPSNPKAGVGQQSMRERAEEVGGRLSVTSVQGAGTTVAVTIPIWKEGESVRGERQSYA is encoded by the coding sequence GTGAAGCATATTCAGAGAATCTTCACGCTAACACAGCATGTCGGTTGGTGGTATATCGCCGCTATATCCATTGCTGTCTTTCTATTCTCCGCCTGGAAATCCTATGAGTTGTACTTGACTCCGTGCGCGGCTTCGGCCTGCGGAAATTTATTCCAGCTTACGTTCAAGGAAGCGGCCGACCTGAACAGCTTCGGCATGTCTACGCATTTGTACGGGGCGATCGTGACAATTCTGATCACCATTCAATTCATTACGTTTTTCTCTATCGGCGCCCTTCTTTATTATTATGGGTTCAAGGATCGGGTCTGCTTGTTCGCTTCGATCCTGTTGATCGCCACGGGAACGGCGTTAGGAATACAGCCGGAAGTATTTCAGGGTTCTCCTGACATGAATGCTCTCTTGCAAATCGTTAATTTTACGGGAGGTTTGTACCTCTTCTTTCTATTTCTTTATCCGGACGGGCATTTTGCCCCTGGATGGCTGCGTGTCCCCGCTTACTTCGGTCTAGTGGGGACGATTGGACAATACTTTCTGCAGGGTACCCTGATCGACCCCAACACGTGGCCTGCAGTATTCCGTACCTCGGCTTTCCTAACTCTTCATGTACTTATTGTCTACTCGCAAGCGAGACGATATCGAAATGCGACTACCGTGGAACAAAAGAGGCAGATCAAGTGGTTCGTCGCAAGTCTGGGGAGCTTCCTTATCGCCGTTCCGGTCAGCTTGCTGCTGCAGAGTCTGGATCACGGACTTGCCAAAATGCTCACGTGGTTTGTTTTCTATACAGGGCTTCTGTTCATGCCTTTCTCCATCGGAATATCGATCTTCGAGCTGCGCCTCCGCAATATGTCGATCCTCTTTAACAGGACGATCATCTATGTATTCATGACGGTATTTGTGATCAGCACGTACGTTATCGTTGTAGGTTTATTCGGGGCGGTACTGCAGAGCAACGGGAACGTGTTCGTGTCGCTGCTTGCGACCGGCATGGCGGCGGTTCTATTCCAGCCCATCCGATCCGCCGTTCAGCGAGGGGTGAATCGGCTGGTATATGGCGATCGGGAAGAGCCTTATACGGTACTATCCAGGCTCACCGAGCGGGTGGAATTAACGTTGACGCATTCCTCGTTAATGCAGACTGTCGTTGAAGGGCTTGCGCAAGCGCTCAGAATTCCTTATGCTTCGATCGAAATCGAGCAGGACGGACGTCGAATCGCGCTTGCTTCCCATGGAGTGGCCGGGGAGACGGCTTCGGAGCTGCCTCTTCAGATTCAGGGAGAGAAGGTAGGCGTTCTCCGACTGGGGGTACGTTCTTGGCGGGAGACATTGCCTCCGGCTAAATATTATTTGCTGGATGACTTGATTCGGCATGCCGGAATTGCTGTGCAAGCGGTTCGATTGCAGGGCGAACTGCAACGCTCCCGCGAGCGTCTGGTGACGGCGAGAGAGGAAGAGCGGCGTCGGCTGCGTCGGGATCTTCATGACGGTCTCGGCGTGGAGCTGGCCAGTATAGCGCATAAAATAGACGGCCTCCTGTACAAACAACAAGCCGACGACGAAACGGCAGGCAAGCTGAGCGACATTCAAGAGCATCTCAGACAAACCATAAGCAGCTTGCGCCGCTTGGTCTATGCGCTGCGGCCGCCCGCTTTGGACGAGTTCGGATTTGCTTTCGCCGTGCGGGAGATCGCTTACCAATTTGCCGACCATCCTCTGCGGGTCACGGTTGAGACGATGGAGGAGCTGCCTGCGCTGCCTGCCGCCGTTGAGGTGGCTGGCTATCGGATTATACAAGAAGCGGTCGCGAATGCAATTCGGCATTCGAGAGGCAGCAAGTGCGAGATAACCGTACGGGCCGATTCGCATCTCCACATTGCAATAAAGGATGACGGCCATGGATTTCCGTCGAATCCCAAAGCAGGAGTGGGGCAGCAATCGATGAGGGAACGAGCGGAAGAGGTAGGAGGACGCCTATCGGTTACATCGGTGCAGGGTGCTGGAACGACGGTAGCGGTAACCATACCGATCTGGAAAGAGGGAGAGAGCGTCCGTGGAGAAAGACAATCGTATGCGTAA
- a CDS encoding NCS2 family permease, translated as METWFKLKERGTSAGTELLAGVTTFFTMVYIVIVNPGILSEAGMDFQGVFIATVAASIIGTLIMGLASNYPIVIAPGMGLNAYFAFSVVGGEGLSWQTALGAVFVAGLLFVILSLTSFRYMLLDAIPDSLKHAITVGIGLFITFIGLQNAKIIVDSPATLLTLGTLTEPMTLLSIIGLAVSLALLSYRVKGYLFIGMVITAIIAGFMGMLELPEQFVSLPTGLSATAFQMDIGGVFTNGLYAIVFTFLLITLFDTTGTMLGVAEQAGLMKDGKFPRSRGALLADAVGTTSGAVLGTSPTSAYIESSAGVAVGGRTGLTAVTVSVLLALTLFFSPIVSVLASIPAITAPSLIIVGFLMISVVRKIDWNEFEVVFPAFLIIVLMPLTYSIATGIGVGFIAYPILKAVRGKWKDVHPMFYLFAVLFFVQLAFFGH; from the coding sequence ATGGAGACATGGTTCAAGCTGAAGGAAAGAGGAACGTCGGCAGGAACGGAGCTTCTCGCCGGCGTGACGACGTTTTTCACGATGGTATATATCGTCATCGTGAATCCGGGCATATTGAGCGAAGCCGGCATGGATTTTCAAGGCGTGTTTATCGCGACGGTGGCGGCAAGTATTATCGGGACGTTAATTATGGGACTCGCCTCGAATTATCCGATCGTCATCGCCCCGGGCATGGGGCTGAACGCTTACTTCGCCTTCAGCGTCGTCGGCGGAGAAGGGCTCTCTTGGCAAACCGCGCTCGGCGCGGTCTTCGTCGCGGGTTTGTTATTCGTGATCTTATCGTTGACATCGTTTCGCTATATGCTGCTTGACGCGATTCCCGATAGTTTAAAGCATGCGATCACGGTAGGAATCGGCTTATTTATTACATTCATCGGATTGCAAAACGCCAAAATCATCGTCGATTCCCCGGCTACGCTGCTCACGTTAGGCACGTTGACGGAACCTATGACGCTATTGAGCATTATCGGGCTGGCGGTGTCTCTTGCGTTGTTGTCTTATCGGGTGAAAGGGTACCTGTTTATAGGGATGGTCATTACGGCGATTATCGCAGGTTTTATGGGCATGTTGGAGCTGCCGGAGCAATTCGTCTCGCTGCCGACCGGACTATCCGCGACCGCGTTCCAAATGGACATCGGCGGCGTGTTTACGAACGGGTTGTATGCGATCGTATTCACCTTCCTGCTCATTACGTTGTTCGATACGACGGGGACGATGCTCGGGGTAGCGGAGCAGGCCGGGTTGATGAAGGACGGGAAGTTTCCTCGTTCGAGGGGAGCCCTGCTTGCGGACGCCGTCGGTACGACGTCAGGAGCCGTCCTTGGGACGAGCCCGACATCGGCATATATCGAGTCCAGCGCGGGAGTCGCGGTCGGAGGACGAACGGGGCTGACGGCCGTCACAGTGAGCGTGCTCTTGGCCCTTACGCTGTTCTTCTCCCCGATCGTGTCGGTCCTTGCCTCCATTCCGGCGATTACGGCGCCGTCGTTGATTATCGTCGGCTTCCTCATGATCAGCGTGGTGCGGAAAATCGATTGGAACGAATTCGAGGTCGTTTTTCCTGCTTTTTTAATCATCGTATTGATGCCTTTAACGTATAGCATCGCGACGGGAATCGGCGTCGGCTTTATCGCTTACCCGATCTTGAAGGCTGTAAGAGGGAAGTGGAAGGACGTGCACCCAATGTTCTATTTGTTCGCGGTCTTATTTTTCGTACAGCTTGCGTTCTTCGGTCACTGA
- a CDS encoding TetR/AcrR family transcriptional regulator: MSEPPVQDRRIVRTKRLIRDALTELIEEKGFEGITVKDLTDRADINRGTFYIHFKDKYDLLDQSEKEIMDHIERLAASGYQWAMAGDWKEIIHGATIPFVQKLFEYFQEHARFMNAVLGPKGDPSFQKRLREVIRKRVLPVLTQTRHEVLVPVHYLTAYVSSAHLGVIQEWLENGMETPPPEMATILARLSLLGPGHVAGITRE; this comes from the coding sequence ATGTCCGAGCCGCCTGTTCAAGACAGAAGAATCGTGCGTACGAAACGCTTGATCAGAGACGCATTGACGGAATTGATCGAGGAAAAGGGTTTTGAAGGAATTACGGTCAAAGATTTGACCGATCGTGCGGATATTAATCGCGGTACGTTCTATATTCATTTCAAGGACAAATATGATTTGCTCGATCAAAGCGAAAAAGAAATTATGGATCATATCGAACGGTTAGCCGCATCCGGCTATCAATGGGCTATGGCTGGGGACTGGAAAGAAATAATCCATGGCGCTACCATCCCCTTTGTTCAGAAGTTGTTCGAATATTTCCAGGAACATGCAAGGTTCATGAATGCCGTTCTGGGGCCAAAAGGCGATCCATCGTTTCAGAAACGGCTCCGGGAAGTCATTCGCAAAAGGGTGCTGCCCGTTTTGACGCAGACCAGACACGAGGTGCTGGTGCCGGTTCATTATTTGACGGCATACGTCAGCTCCGCCCATCTAGGCGTCATCCAGGAATGGCTGGAGAACGGCATGGAGACCCCTCCACCCGAGATGGCTACCATTCTGGCGCGATTATCGCTTCTAGGTCCGGGTCATGTCGCCGGCATAACGCGGGAGTAG
- a CDS encoding TetR/AcrR family transcriptional regulator C-terminal domain-containing protein has protein sequence MAKRTSDSEKLDLSVIVQTAMALLQEEGVEKLTIRRLAQALNIKGASLYWYIRDKHELMSLMGEEICKGIAFPDENLPWEEQLLEFSGRCRTTYLEIRDSVHVLVQTPPTTPYRLHLITKVNGMLEKAGFAGRDLFSAGWMLNNYICSFLLDEYRVTLMDRNESTPVPDMEHEFYFGVQVLIKGFRNMGGKD, from the coding sequence TTGGCCAAAAGAACATCGGACAGCGAGAAACTGGATCTATCCGTCATCGTTCAGACCGCCATGGCTCTCCTCCAGGAAGAGGGGGTCGAGAAGCTTACTATTCGCAGGCTGGCGCAAGCGCTGAATATCAAAGGGGCTTCCTTGTATTGGTACATCCGGGACAAACATGAGCTCATGAGCTTGATGGGGGAAGAAATATGCAAGGGGATCGCGTTCCCGGACGAAAACCTTCCTTGGGAAGAACAGTTGCTCGAGTTCAGCGGACGATGCCGAACGACGTACTTGGAGATCCGCGATTCCGTTCATGTGCTGGTACAAACCCCGCCTACGACCCCATACAGGCTTCACCTCATTACGAAAGTGAACGGGATGCTCGAGAAAGCCGGGTTCGCCGGTCGGGACCTCTTTTCGGCGGGATGGATGTTAAATAACTATATTTGTTCCTTCCTCCTGGACGAATACCGAGTGACCCTTATGGACCGCAATGAATCTACGCCCGTTCCGGATATGGAGCATGAATTTTATTTCGGCGTTCAGGTGTTAATCAAGGGCTTTAGGAACATGGGGGGAAAGGATTGA